The following proteins are co-located in the Sporosarcina pasteurii genome:
- a CDS encoding ornithine--oxo-acid transaminase, producing the protein MSVTSVTEGNISQTEKFGANNYHPLPIVISEAEGVWVSDPEGNKYMDMLAAYSAVNQGHRHPKIIDALKEQADRVTLTSRAFHNDQLGPWYEKICQLSGKDMALPMNTGAEAVETAIKTARRWAYDVKGVQDGQAEIIACNGNFHGRTMTAVSLSSEAEYQRGFGPMLPGIKHVPFGDIEALEAAITPNTAAFLIEPIQGEAGILIPPKGFLKAASELCKKHNVLFIADEIQAGLCRTGKMFACDWEEVEPDMYVLGKALGGGVFPISCVVANEDILGVFNPGSHGSTFGGNPMACAVSIASLEVLEDEKLADNSIELGNYFMEELRKIEHPSIKEVRGRGLFIGVELHEEARPYCEQLKKLGLLCKETHDTVIRFAPPLVIKKEEIDWALERIKKVFNS; encoded by the coding sequence ATGTCAGTAACATCAGTAACAGAAGGTAATATTTCTCAAACAGAAAAATTTGGAGCTAATAACTATCATCCGCTGCCGATTGTAATATCCGAAGCGGAAGGGGTTTGGGTATCAGATCCTGAGGGCAATAAATACATGGATATGTTAGCTGCATATTCTGCAGTGAACCAAGGACATCGCCATCCTAAAATCATTGATGCTTTAAAGGAACAAGCAGATCGTGTAACGCTTACTTCACGTGCTTTCCACAATGATCAGCTTGGCCCATGGTACGAAAAAATTTGTCAGTTATCAGGAAAAGATATGGCGCTTCCAATGAATACAGGTGCTGAAGCTGTTGAAACAGCTATTAAAACTGCACGTCGTTGGGCTTATGACGTAAAAGGTGTACAAGACGGACAAGCTGAAATCATTGCTTGTAATGGAAACTTCCACGGTCGAACAATGACTGCGGTTTCGTTGTCATCAGAAGCTGAGTATCAGCGTGGCTTTGGCCCGATGTTACCTGGAATTAAACATGTTCCATTTGGAGATATTGAAGCGCTTGAAGCGGCAATTACACCAAACACTGCTGCATTTCTAATTGAACCAATTCAAGGTGAAGCTGGTATTTTAATCCCTCCAAAAGGTTTCTTGAAGGCTGCTAGCGAGTTATGTAAAAAACATAATGTTTTATTTATTGCTGATGAAATTCAAGCAGGTCTTTGCAGAACAGGTAAAATGTTTGCTTGTGATTGGGAAGAAGTGGAGCCTGATATGTATGTTTTAGGTAAAGCATTAGGAGGCGGCGTATTCCCAATTTCTTGTGTCGTCGCAAACGAAGATATTTTAGGCGTATTCAACCCAGGGTCTCATGGGTCAACTTTCGGTGGAAATCCAATGGCTTGTGCAGTATCCATTGCTTCATTAGAAGTGCTTGAGGATGAAAAACTTGCGGATAATTCTATTGAACTAGGTAACTACTTTATGGAAGAGTTACGTAAAATCGAACATCCATCTATTAAGGAAGTCCGCGGTCGTGGTTTATTTATCGGTGTTGAACTACATGAAGAAGCTCGTCCTTATTGTGAACAGTTAAAAAAATTAGGGCTTTTATGTAAAGAAACACATGATACGGTGATTCGATTTGCTCCACCACTTGTTATTAAAAAAGAAGAGATTGATTGGGCACTAGAAAGAATTAAAAAAGTCTTTAATTCATGA